The Lacerta agilis isolate rLacAgi1 chromosome 5, rLacAgi1.pri, whole genome shotgun sequence genome has a segment encoding these proteins:
- the LOC117046321 gene encoding ATP synthase subunit e, mitochondrial-like: protein MIPPVDVSPLNKFSRHSVLIGMVHGKKIYDHSKPNAEEERRIAAEEEKKREEMERIARALAEANKDSILK from the coding sequence ATGATTCCACCGGTGGATGTTTCCCCCCTGAACAAGTTCAGCAGGCATTCAGTACTCATTGGGATGGTCCATGGAAAGAAAATATATGACCATTCGAAGCCTAATgctgaggaggaaaggagaatagcagcagaggaggaaaagaagcGTGAGGAAATGGAACGAATTGCAAGAGCACTGGCAGAAGCTAACAAAGATTCAATACTGAAATAA